In one window of Synechococcus sp. M16CYN DNA:
- a CDS encoding DUF502 domain-containing protein, which yields MAQSNSRPDLPLSERLQQDLKNDLIAGLLVVIPLATTIWLSTIVSRFVLAFLTSIPKQFNPFITLNPLLQDLINLTLGLTVPLMGILLIGLMARNIVGRWLLEFGEGTLTRIPLAGSVYKTLKQLLETVLSGNSARFRRVVLVEYPREGLFSIGFVTGEVGLSLQSDLKTPLLSVFIPTAPNPTTGWYTLVPADSVRKLDISVEEAFRTIISAGIVNPDEKEAPVNRSFSSLIAQLRNSTSPSS from the coding sequence CAAGATCTAAAAAATGACCTGATTGCAGGGTTGCTAGTGGTAATCCCATTGGCAACCACAATTTGGTTGTCCACGATCGTCAGTCGGTTTGTTCTGGCTTTTCTGACGTCAATCCCGAAGCAGTTCAACCCTTTCATCACCCTGAATCCGCTTCTTCAGGATCTAATTAACCTTACTCTTGGATTGACGGTCCCCTTAATGGGGATTCTGTTAATCGGCCTTATGGCTCGCAACATTGTTGGTCGATGGTTGCTCGAATTTGGCGAAGGAACACTTACCCGGATTCCGCTTGCAGGTTCTGTTTACAAAACACTTAAACAGCTGCTCGAAACTGTTTTGAGTGGAAATTCGGCTCGTTTTCGCCGTGTTGTTCTTGTCGAATATCCAAGAGAGGGTTTATTCAGCATCGGCTTTGTGACTGGCGAGGTTGGTCTATCGCTGCAGTCTGATTTAAAAACACCGTTATTGAGTGTGTTTATTCCTACAGCTCCCAATCCAACCACTGGTTGGTACACACTTGTTCCTGCTGACTCGGTTCGCAAACTCGATATCTCTGTTGAGGAAGCATTCCGCACAATCATTTCGGCTGGCATTGTTAACCCGGACGAAAAAGAAGCACCTGTGAATCGAAGTTTTTCGAGCCTTATAGCTCAGCTGCGGAATTCTACATCTCCTTCCAGCTAA
- the argH gene encoding argininosuccinate lyase encodes MAGEVQDSSTSVWSNRFKQSLHPFIEVFNASIGFDLTLLQEDLDGSIAHARMLGSCGVITAQEAEQLVQGLETVRTEADAGVFQPGPADEDVHFAVERRLIALLGPVGKKLHTGRSRNDQVGTDLRLWLRRRLDELEEDLQHLQRALFSQADQHRRTMIPGYTHLQRAQPLCLAHHLLAYIEMLERDRMRLRDVRRRVNICPLGAAALAGTPVPINRQQTARELGFEAIYTNSLDAVSDRDFCVEFSAAASLVMAHLSRLAEEVITWASEEFKFIRLSDRCATGSSLMPQKKNPDVPELVRGKCGRVFGHLQGLLTMIKGLPLAYNKDLQEDKEALFDAFRTTRDCTKAMALLFEEGLEFRTQNLNDAVEQDFSNATDVADYLVARGVPFREAYHLVGAVVRRCLDEGCLLRDLSLSTWKELHPAFEADLNAMLAPRAVVAARRSQGGTGFDRVDEQLEHWLQHLNVTQPVG; translated from the coding sequence ATGGCTGGTGAGGTCCAAGATAGCAGTACAAGCGTCTGGAGCAATCGCTTCAAGCAAAGTCTGCACCCTTTTATTGAGGTTTTTAACGCTTCAATTGGGTTTGATCTGACGTTGCTCCAAGAAGATTTAGATGGGTCGATTGCCCATGCACGGATGCTGGGCTCCTGCGGGGTGATCACTGCTCAGGAAGCCGAGCAGTTGGTTCAGGGTCTTGAGACGGTTCGGACTGAGGCTGATGCTGGGGTGTTTCAGCCCGGCCCAGCTGATGAAGACGTTCATTTCGCTGTCGAACGACGTTTAATTGCCCTGCTGGGACCGGTCGGTAAGAAGTTACACACGGGTCGAAGCCGCAATGATCAAGTTGGAACTGATCTGCGGTTGTGGTTAAGGAGGCGATTGGATGAATTGGAAGAGGATCTTCAACATTTGCAGCGAGCTCTTTTTTCTCAAGCTGATCAGCATCGACGCACAATGATTCCTGGGTACACCCACCTGCAACGCGCCCAGCCACTGTGTTTAGCTCATCATCTTTTGGCTTATATTGAGATGTTGGAACGGGATCGGATGCGACTGCGAGATGTGCGTCGTCGGGTAAACATCTGTCCCCTTGGTGCTGCTGCATTGGCTGGAACACCAGTACCAATTAATCGTCAGCAGACGGCTAGAGAGCTGGGTTTTGAAGCTATTTATACTAACAGTCTGGATGCGGTGAGCGATCGCGATTTTTGTGTGGAATTTTCAGCGGCTGCATCACTAGTTATGGCGCACCTAAGCCGGTTGGCCGAGGAAGTGATAACTTGGGCCTCAGAGGAGTTTAAGTTCATTCGTTTAAGCGACCGCTGTGCCACAGGAAGCAGCCTAATGCCGCAGAAGAAAAATCCTGATGTGCCCGAGTTGGTGCGGGGCAAATGCGGGCGTGTTTTTGGTCACCTCCAAGGCCTATTAACTATGATTAAGGGCCTTCCCTTGGCTTATAACAAAGATTTACAGGAAGATAAAGAAGCTCTTTTTGATGCATTTCGCACAACTCGTGATTGCACTAAAGCTATGGCTCTTTTATTTGAGGAAGGCCTCGAATTTCGCACACAAAATCTGAATGATGCTGTAGAACAAGACTTTTCAAACGCCACTGATGTGGCTGACTACCTTGTGGCGCGAGGAGTTCCCTTTCGTGAAGCTTATCACCTTGTTGGTGCTGTCGTTCGTCGATGCCTCGATGAGGGTTGCTTGCTCCGAGATTTAAGCTTGTCGACTTGGAAGGAGTTGCATCCAGCGTTTGAGGCTGACTTAAATGCGATGCTCGCTCCCCGGGCAGTAGTAGCTGCTCGTCGGAGTCAAGGAGGCACTGGATTTGATCGTGTGGACGAGCAGTTAGAACATTGGTTGCAGCATCTGAACGTAACGCAACCAGTGGGATGA
- the dusA gene encoding tRNA dihydrouridine(20/20a) synthase DusA has product MNKVGQGDTIAAYRFSVAPMLDCTDRHFRVLMRQISSRALLYSEMVVAQALHHTDNRSRLLDFDDIEKPIALQVGGNDPTLLADAARLAQDWGYDEINLNVGCPSQRVQTGNFGACLMAKPELVARCVEAMVKAGSLPVTVKHRIGIDNLDSDNLLTAFVDQVAAAGAHRFTIHARKAWLKGLNPRLNRTVPPLQYNRIIALKQRRPHLVIELNGGLNTPDDCLSALKGCDGAMVGRAVYNHPMRWVDVDHLIFGEAPRRILVSNVVERLVPHASLHLQRGGRLWDLCRHLVNLVKGVRDARRWRRELSKRTQDKRADLNILEEAKRQLEDVGL; this is encoded by the coding sequence ATGAACAAAGTTGGACAAGGCGACACCATTGCTGCCTACCGTTTCAGTGTGGCACCAATGCTCGATTGTACAGACCGCCACTTCCGCGTACTAATGCGACAGATTAGTAGCAGAGCATTGCTTTATTCGGAGATGGTGGTCGCCCAGGCCTTGCATCACACCGACAACCGTAGCAGGCTACTGGATTTTGATGATATTGAAAAGCCAATCGCTCTTCAGGTTGGCGGAAACGATCCTACCTTACTTGCTGATGCCGCTCGGCTTGCTCAGGACTGGGGTTACGATGAAATCAACCTGAATGTAGGCTGCCCTAGCCAGAGGGTGCAGACAGGTAACTTTGGCGCTTGCTTGATGGCCAAACCCGAACTGGTGGCCCGTTGCGTTGAGGCGATGGTCAAAGCTGGTTCGCTACCGGTCACTGTGAAACACCGTATCGGTATCGACAATCTCGATAGCGACAATCTACTCACTGCATTTGTTGACCAAGTAGCTGCAGCCGGTGCCCACAGATTCACGATTCATGCTCGCAAAGCTTGGTTAAAAGGTCTTAATCCTAGACTGAACCGAACTGTTCCTCCACTTCAGTACAACCGCATTATTGCTCTAAAACAACGACGCCCTCATTTAGTGATCGAGCTCAACGGTGGTCTTAATACACCAGATGACTGCTTATCAGCCCTCAAAGGATGCGATGGTGCAATGGTCGGTCGAGCTGTGTACAACCACCCCATGCGTTGGGTCGATGTCGATCATCTGATTTTTGGAGAGGCACCGCGACGGATCCTGGTTTCAAATGTAGTTGAGAGATTGGTTCCCCACGCCTCATTGCATTTGCAACGAGGCGGGCGACTTTGGGATTTATGTCGACACCTTGTCAATCTTGTCAAAGGTGTTCGAGACGCACGTCGCTGGCGCCGTGAATTAAGCAAACGAACTCAGGACAAAAGAGCTGATCTCAACATCCTGGAAGAGGCCAAACGGCAACTGGAAGACGTCGGCCTCTAA
- the ftsY gene encoding signal recognition particle-docking protein FtsY, with protein MVFNWFDRQNSSPGKTTPKVPSSQESSLASADDSSTASASTVVDLQPANSTAPVDPIASGCSSETTLSQEEEDEALVWAREAYACLKAQQQQATAGSRPTTPEQKPKPPAPNSSASPSLLEQAAAQRQQRQHEQEVRALEVDTEPTLTHKAPAATTDPVKLTLGAFDSNFTWSAEVLAAQGRRVDQISLEEIDWLGRLRRGLEKTRRGFVTGLLESFGDDPLTPAVLEDLETLLLRADAGVQATDQMLKALRQRMNEEIVDPIEGIRFLKNQLRDLLDAPIQASGVSLLAPERDHLNIWLMVGVNGAGKTTTLGKLANLAVRSGYSALIAAADTFRAAAVQQVQIWGDRSDVSVISNSSSNADPAAVVFDAIGSARSRGIDLLLVDTAGRLQTKHNLMEELQKIRNIIDRLAPKANVESLLVLDASQGQNGLRQAMAFARATRLTGVVITKLDSTARGGVALAVSSEAGLPIRFIGAGEGIRDLRPFNSFEFVEALLAR; from the coding sequence ATGGTATTCAACTGGTTCGATCGCCAGAATTCCTCTCCGGGGAAAACCACTCCAAAGGTGCCTTCTTCGCAGGAGTCATCACTAGCTTCGGCAGACGATTCTTCAACAGCTTCTGCATCGACGGTTGTTGATCTGCAACCCGCTAACAGTACCGCTCCAGTCGATCCGATCGCTTCTGGCTGTTCTTCAGAGACGACATTGTCTCAAGAAGAAGAGGATGAGGCTTTGGTTTGGGCACGTGAAGCTTATGCGTGTTTGAAAGCGCAGCAACAACAGGCCACCGCAGGTTCTCGACCAACAACTCCAGAGCAGAAGCCCAAGCCACCAGCCCCGAACTCATCAGCTAGTCCTTCATTGCTTGAACAGGCTGCAGCACAGCGTCAGCAGCGCCAACATGAGCAGGAAGTTAGGGCCCTCGAGGTTGATACAGAACCAACGCTGACGCACAAGGCCCCTGCAGCAACTACAGACCCCGTTAAGTTAACTCTTGGAGCATTTGATAGCAATTTTACCTGGTCCGCTGAAGTACTGGCAGCTCAAGGCCGTCGTGTTGATCAGATTTCACTAGAAGAAATCGATTGGCTTGGGCGTTTACGTCGTGGTCTAGAAAAAACCCGACGGGGCTTTGTTACTGGTTTACTGGAGAGCTTTGGCGATGATCCACTAACTCCGGCAGTACTTGAAGATCTTGAAACCCTTCTGCTTCGGGCTGACGCCGGCGTTCAGGCCACCGATCAGATGCTGAAAGCCTTGCGTCAGCGCATGAATGAGGAAATTGTCGATCCAATCGAGGGAATTCGCTTTCTTAAGAACCAACTGAGGGATCTACTAGATGCTCCCATTCAGGCCAGTGGGGTGTCTCTTTTAGCGCCGGAGCGAGACCACCTTAATATCTGGTTGATGGTTGGAGTGAACGGTGCTGGTAAAACCACGACACTTGGAAAACTGGCAAATCTGGCTGTGCGTAGTGGGTACTCAGCACTGATTGCAGCAGCGGACACGTTTCGCGCTGCAGCTGTTCAGCAGGTCCAAATATGGGGCGATCGCAGCGACGTCTCAGTAATCTCCAATTCCAGCAGCAATGCCGATCCAGCTGCTGTTGTGTTTGATGCTATAGGTTCAGCTCGGTCTCGCGGAATCGATTTACTGTTGGTGGACACGGCAGGGCGCCTACAGACTAAGCACAATTTGATGGAAGAACTTCAAAAAATTCGAAATATCATCGACCGTTTGGCTCCTAAGGCAAACGTTGAATCACTGTTGGTACTCGATGCCAGCCAAGGACAAAATGGTTTACGTCAAGCGATGGCTTTTGCTAGGGCGACCCGTTTGACTGGTGTCGTCATAACCAAGCTTGATAGTACGGCCCGTGGTGGTGTTGCCTTAGCAGTGTCATCGGAAGCGGGTTTACCTATCCGCTTTATTGGTGCTGGTGAAGGTATCCGTGATCTTCGGCCGTTTAACAGTTTTGAATTCGTTGAGGCTCTGCTAGCTAGATGA
- the msrB gene encoding peptide-methionine (R)-S-oxide reductase MsrB, with protein MTLNPIVVSRRSLLLATIVSVFSGFWRSEAVLAASKANDPQWDLTDETWRKRLSSQAFDVLRNEGTERPFTSLLNDEKREGTYHCAGCDLSLFSSLTKFDSGTGWPSFWQPLEQRIATRIDFKLIVPRTEYHCRRCGGHQGHVFNDGPRPTGKRYCNNGIALRFKAAVRSDHDG; from the coding sequence ATGACCCTCAACCCGATTGTTGTCTCCCGTCGTTCGTTGCTGTTGGCAACAATAGTCAGTGTTTTCAGTGGTTTTTGGCGGTCGGAAGCAGTGTTGGCAGCTTCTAAAGCCAATGATCCACAGTGGGATCTCACTGATGAGACTTGGCGTAAACGCCTGTCTTCTCAAGCTTTTGATGTACTTCGCAACGAAGGCACGGAACGGCCGTTTACCAGCCTACTTAACGATGAGAAGCGCGAGGGTACTTACCACTGTGCGGGTTGTGATTTGTCTTTGTTCTCTTCATTAACCAAGTTTGATAGCGGCACCGGCTGGCCCAGTTTTTGGCAACCGCTCGAGCAAAGAATTGCAACGAGAATAGATTTCAAATTAATTGTTCCCCGCACGGAATATCATTGTCGTCGTTGTGGTGGTCATCAGGGTCATGTATTCAATGATGGACCTCGACCAACGGGAAAGCGGTACTGCAACAATGGAATTGCCTTGCGCTTCAAGGCAGCAGTAAGGTCTGATCATGACGGGTAG
- a CDS encoding GAF domain-containing SpoIIE family protein phosphatase: protein MPRRNRPSSSRASTSLRQLLDNLDNDQRRSQDLLVSLVFALRNFTNLHRFLELVPVVVSRLVGVDGALIVPFQPDGRVWRDQLQAVPVEPSQDLFRCLIGFQPGESAGFGTDDDQVLALDRLIQCCLPKAGLFATSVVVRGRCRGRLYVFDLSSRIVWTDAHRRHAQLVADLAGVAIENDQMFRDARRHERVDRQLSTGAEIQAQLLPDHCPIIKGVDLAARCRPAFQVGGDYYDFIPMQPELIGRRRECGRWALVMGDVMGKGIAAGLLMTMLRGMLRAEVLSGLPPDRILHDLNQLAQEDLAQSRRFVTLFYSDFDPLTYRLRYANAAHNPPLLWCYKRKSISRLDAAGLLIGLQPEANYSLSEIYLAPGDVLLYYTDGVTEASSLTGDRFGEARLIRALRRICRSGGRSQVILDTLFERLDQFVGANRQPEDDASMVVLKVPEAIALSNMLV, encoded by the coding sequence ATACCTCGGCGGAACAGGCCGTCCTCGTCTCGGGCGAGCACCTCCTTGCGCCAGCTGCTTGACAATCTAGATAACGACCAACGACGCAGCCAGGACCTCTTGGTTTCTCTCGTCTTTGCTCTACGCAATTTTACCAATTTGCATCGTTTCTTGGAGCTGGTGCCGGTCGTGGTGTCTCGATTAGTTGGCGTCGATGGCGCTCTAATTGTACCCTTTCAACCCGATGGACGAGTTTGGCGAGACCAGCTTCAGGCTGTTCCCGTCGAGCCCTCTCAAGATCTTTTTCGATGTCTGATTGGTTTCCAACCTGGTGAATCTGCTGGATTTGGAACGGACGATGACCAAGTGCTGGCCTTGGATCGACTAATTCAGTGTTGTCTTCCCAAAGCGGGACTGTTTGCCACATCTGTAGTCGTTCGTGGCCGATGCCGTGGCCGTCTTTATGTCTTTGATTTGTCATCGAGAATCGTTTGGACAGATGCGCACCGCCGTCATGCTCAATTAGTGGCAGATTTGGCAGGTGTAGCGATCGAGAATGATCAAATGTTTCGGGATGCCCGTCGCCATGAACGAGTCGACCGTCAGCTGAGTACTGGAGCCGAAATCCAAGCTCAACTACTGCCTGATCATTGTCCCATCATCAAGGGCGTGGATTTAGCGGCTCGCTGCCGTCCAGCCTTCCAAGTTGGTGGTGATTACTACGATTTTATTCCTATGCAACCCGAACTCATTGGCCGTCGGCGGGAGTGTGGTCGTTGGGCTCTGGTGATGGGCGATGTGATGGGCAAGGGCATTGCCGCTGGCCTCCTGATGACCATGCTTCGCGGTATGCTGCGAGCTGAGGTCCTCAGTGGATTACCGCCGGATCGCATTCTGCACGACCTCAACCAACTCGCTCAAGAAGATTTAGCGCAGTCTCGTCGATTTGTAACATTATTTTACTCGGACTTTGATCCTTTAACCTATCGTTTGCGTTATGCCAACGCGGCTCATAATCCACCTTTGCTCTGGTGTTATAAGCGCAAGAGCATCAGTAGATTAGACGCTGCTGGCTTGCTTATTGGTCTTCAACCGGAGGCCAATTACAGCCTTAGTGAAATTTATTTGGCTCCTGGTGATGTCCTTTTGTATTACACAGATGGTGTGACCGAAGCTTCTAGTCTTACGGGGGATCGCTTTGGTGAGGCTCGATTGATTCGCGCTCTGCGTAGGATCTGCCGCAGTGGAGGAAGATCCCAAGTGATTCTCGACACACTATTTGAACGTCTTGATCAATTTGTCGGCGCCAACCGACAACCAGAAGACGATGCCTCCATGGTCGTACTGAAAGTACCTGAAGCAATAGCGCTTTCAAATATGCTTGTTTAA
- the dnaJ gene encoding molecular chaperone DnaJ, with protein sequence MANYYDLLGVSQDADADSLKRAYRRMARRYHPDVNKESGAEDKFKEIGRAYEVLSDPQTRARYDKFGEAGLGGAAGVPDMNDMGGFADLFETFFQGFGGSGTAGGRQRRRGPQQGDDLRYDLTIEFEQAIFGQEQEIKIPHLETCDTCGGSGARQGSGPTSCSTCGGVGQVRRATRTPFGSFTQVAECPNCDGSGQVVADPCGSCGGQGVHQVRKKLRINIPAGVDTGTRLRVSGEGNAGPRGGLSGDLYVFLTVKPHPRLHRDGLNLISEVKVSYLQAILGDTIEVETVEGKKELEIPAGTQPATVLTLVNQGIPKLGNPVARGDQRITITVELPKQVTYSERSLLEQLAGHHSARGQQHHHHNSGLFARLFGQK encoded by the coding sequence ATGGCTAACTACTACGATCTTCTTGGTGTAAGTCAGGATGCGGACGCGGATTCTTTGAAGCGTGCCTACCGGCGAATGGCCCGTCGATACCACCCAGATGTCAACAAGGAGTCAGGCGCCGAGGACAAATTTAAGGAGATTGGGCGTGCCTATGAAGTTCTTAGCGATCCTCAAACCCGAGCCCGCTACGACAAATTTGGTGAAGCCGGGTTAGGGGGTGCCGCTGGTGTTCCGGATATGAACGATATGGGTGGGTTCGCTGACCTGTTCGAAACTTTTTTCCAGGGATTCGGTGGTTCTGGTACAGCGGGTGGACGGCAGAGGCGTCGGGGGCCTCAGCAAGGTGACGACCTTCGATATGATCTAACTATTGAGTTTGAACAAGCTATTTTCGGACAAGAACAGGAAATCAAAATCCCTCATTTAGAGACGTGTGATACCTGTGGGGGTAGCGGTGCCAGGCAGGGCAGCGGTCCGACAAGTTGCAGCACCTGTGGTGGTGTGGGCCAGGTGCGACGCGCGACACGGACTCCGTTTGGTAGCTTCACGCAGGTCGCGGAGTGCCCCAACTGCGACGGTAGCGGCCAGGTTGTTGCGGATCCCTGTGGATCCTGCGGAGGGCAGGGTGTTCACCAAGTGCGCAAAAAACTACGCATCAATATCCCAGCGGGTGTTGACACGGGCACACGCTTGCGGGTTTCCGGTGAGGGTAATGCGGGTCCTCGGGGTGGCCTGTCCGGCGATCTTTATGTGTTTCTCACGGTCAAACCCCATCCACGTTTACATCGCGATGGCCTCAACCTTATCTCTGAAGTAAAGGTCAGCTATCTTCAGGCAATCCTCGGAGATACAATTGAGGTGGAGACCGTTGAAGGTAAAAAAGAACTAGAAATCCCTGCGGGCACCCAGCCGGCCACGGTTCTAACTCTGGTAAATCAGGGAATTCCCAAATTGGGTAATCCTGTGGCTCGTGGCGATCAGCGCATCACCATAACTGTGGAACTCCCCAAACAAGTGACTTACTCTGAGCGTAGCTTGTTGGAACAGCTGGCAGGTCACCATTCTGCTCGAGGCCAGCAGCATCATCATCACAACAGCGGGTTATTCGCTCGCTTGTTTGGTCAGAAATGA
- a CDS encoding RNA-binding protein, whose amino-acid sequence MSIFVGNLPFRAEQEDVTELFAQFGEVVSCALPLERDTGRKRGFAFIEMSDETTEEAAIEGLQGAELMGRPLRINKAEPRGSAPRRGGGYSGGGYSGGYSGGGYSGSGYSGSGYSGSGYSGSGDRPSGARGWKDRSYGTRNDVTSQGNAYDEGRIRRRRSSGGGSDEFSNHDGDEG is encoded by the coding sequence GTGAGCATTTTTGTTGGCAACCTTCCCTTCCGCGCTGAGCAGGAGGATGTGACTGAACTGTTTGCACAGTTTGGTGAAGTCGTGAGCTGTGCCCTTCCCCTTGAGCGTGATACGGGCCGCAAGCGTGGCTTCGCTTTTATTGAAATGTCTGATGAAACAACTGAAGAGGCTGCCATTGAAGGCCTACAGGGGGCTGAGTTGATGGGGCGTCCGCTTCGAATCAACAAAGCCGAACCCCGCGGCAGTGCACCGCGTCGGGGCGGTGGCTATAGCGGCGGTGGCTATAGCGGTGGCTATAGCGGCGGTGGCTATAGCGGCAGTGGCTATAGCGGCAGTGGCTATAGCGGCAGTGGCTATAGCGGCAGTGGCGATCGCCCTTCCGGCGCTCGTGGTTGGAAAGATCGCAGTTACGGCACTCGCAATGACGTTACTTCCCAGGGCAACGCTTACGACGAAGGACGTATCCGTCGTCGTCGTTCCTCTGGTGGCGGTAGCGACGAATTCTCTAACCACGACGGAGACGAAGGTTGA
- the nusB gene encoding transcription antitermination factor NusB, with the protein MASRSLSRELALLALGQVSEQKQSAVADLAIETLLEKTLDSLTYHWREALDSCAMELEQAQQSLLDTELQRERAPTSTIVFDHLHSSLKVAEQVLNSLSATLELPRLLLLADQEQVRSAAVERICQVILQRKSIDAKLDHVMEGWRLARLPRIDRDILRLTVVDIQTMGTPTPVAFSEAVELANRYSDEQGRRMINGVLRRFHNARSIASD; encoded by the coding sequence ATGGCCTCACGATCTCTTTCTCGCGAGCTAGCCTTACTAGCGCTTGGTCAAGTGTCAGAACAAAAGCAGTCTGCTGTGGCTGACCTGGCTATCGAAACCCTGCTTGAAAAGACCTTGGATAGCCTGACCTACCACTGGCGAGAAGCTCTTGACTCGTGCGCTATGGAGTTAGAACAGGCCCAGCAGAGCCTTCTGGACACCGAACTGCAGCGGGAGCGAGCGCCAACATCAACTATTGTATTCGATCATTTGCATTCCTCCCTCAAAGTGGCGGAACAGGTTTTGAACAGCCTTTCTGCAACATTGGAGCTTCCTCGACTTCTCCTTCTAGCCGATCAGGAACAGGTCCGTTCCGCAGCGGTAGAGCGAATTTGCCAAGTAATTCTGCAACGCAAGAGCATAGATGCAAAGCTAGATCACGTAATGGAAGGTTGGAGGCTGGCGCGTTTACCGCGCATCGATCGCGACATCCTTCGCCTTACTGTTGTCGACATACAGACCATGGGTACACCTACGCCAGTGGCTTTTAGCGAAGCTGTTGAGCTAGCAAATAGATACAGCGATGAACAGGGGCGTCGAATGATCAATGGTGTGTTGCGTCGTTTCCACAATGCTCGATCCATTGCTTCGGACTAA
- a CDS encoding sulfurtransferase TusA family protein has protein sequence MMDYRSLDLRGTPCPLNYIRCKLTLETMIEGDCLEVILDRGEPEDMVMSGLRSAGHQVVMSVNHSAWIHLRVICGG, from the coding sequence ATGATGGACTACCGTTCTCTCGATTTAAGAGGAACACCTTGTCCATTGAACTATATCCGCTGCAAGCTCACTCTGGAGACAATGATCGAGGGTGACTGCCTTGAAGTTATTTTAGACCGAGGTGAACCGGAGGATATGGTCATGAGTGGTTTAAGGAGTGCAGGCCACCAGGTAGTGATGTCTGTTAATCATTCAGCCTGGATACATTTGCGGGTGATTTGTGGTGGTTAA
- the grpE gene encoding nucleotide exchange factor GrpE, translating into MNDPVAKATPTQDINPASVQNQNAESSDVLTASNVDAAGAANDRVAETGLTEENDSANRLQQLEQELSLLKQEHGTVQAQYVRIAADFDNFRKRQTRDQSDMRQQLICSTLTEILPVVDNFERARQQLNPEGEEAQALHRSYQGLYKQLVDVLKQQGVARMEVVGKEFDPNLHEAVLREESEEHAEGIVCEELQRGYHCDGRVLRHAMVKVSMGPGTTAVSEDTKEQPQAGDA; encoded by the coding sequence ATCAATGACCCAGTCGCTAAGGCAACTCCTACGCAGGATATCAACCCAGCTTCAGTACAGAACCAGAACGCCGAATCGAGTGACGTTCTTACGGCTTCAAACGTCGATGCCGCTGGTGCCGCCAATGATCGAGTTGCTGAGACAGGTTTGACAGAAGAGAATGATTCTGCAAATCGCTTGCAGCAGCTCGAGCAGGAACTGAGTTTATTGAAACAAGAACACGGGACGGTTCAAGCTCAATATGTCCGCATCGCAGCGGATTTCGATAATTTCCGCAAGCGCCAGACGCGTGACCAGAGCGACATGCGCCAGCAACTCATCTGTTCAACTCTTACCGAAATTCTGCCGGTGGTGGATAACTTTGAGCGTGCTCGTCAACAGTTGAATCCTGAGGGGGAAGAAGCTCAGGCGTTGCACCGTAGCTATCAGGGCCTCTATAAACAACTTGTGGATGTTCTTAAGCAGCAAGGTGTTGCACGTATGGAGGTTGTCGGTAAAGAGTTCGACCCGAACCTGCATGAAGCAGTACTTCGTGAAGAAAGTGAGGAGCACGCCGAAGGTATTGTCTGTGAGGAGCTGCAACGTGGTTATCACTGCGATGGCAGGGTGCTGCGTCACGCAATGGTGAAGGTTTCGATGGGGCCCGGTACTACGGCTGTCTCCGAAGACACTAAGGAACAGCCCCAGGCGGGGGATGCCTGA